The proteins below come from a single Halictus rubicundus isolate RS-2024b chromosome 13, iyHalRubi1_principal, whole genome shotgun sequence genomic window:
- the Mrps10 gene encoding mitochondrial ribosomal protein S10, translating to MFRSKISSFLQNAANNSLHQKGHINLLPCSLFSTEPTHVDSSAASNEPVLDKLYKKLEIEVRGNDPAVLRSYGEFAFMAAKNLNITVGRNVAPKKAIHERYTLLKSVHVHKNHRVQYETRTYFRYLDFFRLTGSTADTFLEYLQRNLPEGVAMKATRVELQTLPESIEQAPRTED from the exons ATGTTTCGTTCAAAG ATATCATCATTTTTACAAAACGCAGCAAATAACAGCTTACATCAAAAGGGGCATATCAATTTATTACCATGCTCGTTATTTTCAACAGAACCTACACATGTCGATTCTTCAGCAGCTAGTAATGAG CCTGTTCTtgataaattgtataaaaaacTGGAAATTGAAGTCAGGGGAAATGATCCTGCGGTTTTAAGGAGTTACGGAGAGTTTGCCTTTATGGCAGCTAAAAACTTAAATATTACCGTTGGCAGAAA TGTCGCACCAAAGAAAGCTATCCATGAAAGGTACACGCTGCTGAAGAGTGTCCATGTCCACAAAAATCATCGCGTTCAATACGAAACGAGAACATACTTCAGATATCTTGACTTTTTCCGATTAACTGGATCAACGGCGGACACTTTCCTAGAATACCTCCAAAGAAATCTTCCAGAAGGAGTGGCGATGAAAGCTACAAGG GTGGAACTGCAAACTTTACCTGAATCAATTGAACAAGCCCCTCGTACAGAGGATTAA
- the LOC143360538 gene encoding beta-1,3-glucan-binding protein, whose translation MLGRSGLIALVVLSLKFEQFAAQSNSNFLPRPTFEILERNQIRISIPNKNGLQFFAFHGNINKRIEVNNVGDISGEVYRAKDGKWTIQTRHGTLLDGDIIYYWIQGQVNEQMYTEVGQWVFGTGKDGEGRSAGSLLFNEDFDSLRESVWERDIRIPLGPDYEFCVYHNERNARLLGIVDGKLRFTPRILEDLYWERAPAFGQMKLSGCTSVMFEECERNATAFNVLPPVVSSRLTTKKSFNFRYGKIEIRAKFPRGDWLYPEMYLQPLSDVHGHGYLSGRVILGLARGNDNLIDRNMNCIYDARKLEFGFRQGTSAHVDDYIVQKIKESGSKWTQDFHNYTTVWNRNGFTFSVDGEEVGELIPESDGWLHNKSYDKMAPFDEQFYISIGLGVGGIRVFPDGIESSNHKKPWRNVEAKAMLNFWKAKDKWLPTWEENKGSTPTFEIDSIKVWSV comes from the exons ATGTTAGGTCGCAGCGGCCTTATCGCATTAGTCGTGCTTTCTCTGAAATTCGAACAATTTGCTGCACAATCAAATTCTAACTTTTTACCAAGACCAACGTTTGAAATCTTGGAACGGAATCAGATTCGAATTTCAATTCCAA ACAAAAACGGACTGCAATTTTTCGCTTTCCAtggaaatataaataaaaggatCGAGGTAAATAATGTGGGAGACATATCTGGCGAAGTTTATAGGGCGAAAGATGGAAAATGGACGATTCAAACGCGGCATGGTACCTTACTGGATGGAGATATCATATATTACTGGATCCAAGGACAAGTTAATGAACAAATGTATACAGAAGTTGGCCAATGGGTATTTGGAA CTGGAAAGGATGGTGAAGGAAGATCAGCTGGGTCATTATTGTTCAATGAAGATTTTGATAGTCTGCGGGAATCAGTTTGGGAACGTGACATTAGGATACCATTAGGTCCT GATTACGAATTTTGCGTATACCATAATGAACGTAACGCGCGTCTGTTAGGAATTGTCGATGGAAAACTTCGATTCACGCCACGGATTTTAGAAGATCTCTATTGGGAACGCGCCCCTGCGTTTGGACAAATGAAACTTTCTGG CTGTACGAGCGTCATGTTTGAAGAATGCGAGCGAAACGCGACAGCCTTCAATGTCTTACCACCTGTTGTATCGTCCAGATTAACCACAAAGAAAAGCTTCAACTTCCGTTATGGGAAAATTGAGATCAGAGCGAAATTTCCTCGAGGGGATTGGTTGTATCCAG AGATGTATCTACAACCACTATCCGATGTCCATGGTCACGGATATTTAAGTGGACGCGTTATTCTTGGCCTTGCCAGAGGAAACGATAATTTAATCGATCGTAACATGAATTGCATTTACgacgcaagaaagttggagttTGGATTCAGACAGGGTACAAGCGCGCATGTCGACGATTATATTGTTCAGAAGATAAAAGAATCAGGCTCAAAATGGACGCAAGACTTCCACAACTACACAACAGTGTGGAACAGAAACGGATTTACGTTTTCTGTCGATGGTGAAGAAGTTGGCGAACTGATCCCCGAATCAGATGGATGGCTGCATAATAAAAGTTATGATAAGATGGCACCGTTCGATGAACAA ttttatatttctatTGGCCTCGGAGTGGGCGGTATTCGCGTTTTTCCGGATGGTATAGAAAGTTCGAACCATAAGAAGCCGTGGCGAAACGTTGAAGCAAAG GCAATGTTAAATTTCTGGAAAGCGAAGGACAAATGGTTACCAACTTGGGAAGAAAATAAAGGTAGTACACCGACTTTTGAGATTGATTCCATTAAAGTGTGGTCAGTTTGA
- the Fh gene encoding frataxin: MLLTKTVTKYGYFRIISCDSVANNINRYLTKGTSLHRKRNIIGYLVSQPGKCLSEKSGLNIINHRLITHFSSNTGSGYSSDTELTDVQFEKVTDETLDSLTEYFDELIEKSSHLAEADVSYGDGVLTIKFGKSYGTYVINRQTPNKQIWLSSPKSGPKRYDFVNGKWIYKHDGKSLHELLNNEIPAIIMNPTCFEKCSFSGNEKDAVLDGFL, translated from the exons ATGTTGCTGACAAAGACTGTAACCAAGTATGGCTACTTTAGAATTATCTCCTGCGACTCCGTGGCAAACAATATAAACAGATATTTAACGAAAGGAACCAGTTTGCAtcgtaaacgaaatattatagGTTACCTTGTGTCGCAACCTGGAAAATGTTTGAGTGAAAAAAGTGGTTTGAATATCATAAATCATAGATTAATAACACATTTTAGTTCAAACACAGGCTCGGGATATTCGTCGGACAC AGAGCTCACAGATGTACAATTTGAAAAAGTCACAGATGAAACTCTTGACTCTTTAACAGAGTACTTTGATGAATTGATCGAAAAGTCTTCACATTTAGCAGAAGCCGATGTATCGTATGGA GATGGTGTACTAACTATTAAATTTGGTAAATCGTACGGTACTTATGTTATAAACCGTCAAACCCCAAATAAACAAATTTGGCTCTCTTCTCCAAAGTCTGGCCCAAAGAGATACGATTTTGTCAATGGGAAATGGATTTACAAACATGATGGAAAGTCGTTACATGAACTACTTAATAACGAAATACCAGCAATCATAATGAATCCTACATGTTTCGAAAAGTGTTCGTTTAGTGGCAATGAGAAAGATGCTGTATTGGATGGTTTTCTGTAA
- the LOC143360179 gene encoding uncharacterized protein LOC143360179, with translation MEIMEDGNLVDRVRILLQRDMQYYQEMQTVLKEPLCTRICGGKLDFPRHASFAAIKIVTWWELDFQAAFKRQSGLTSSEAGGTAGSAGAEDRVIKQIQPSEFVLTVVDTSEQLLEHLHLLIQESLDHADLTVLTATLGAAALIRNCLWCYSQQSKSTVSAHTGEKINKSYKSYNEMAEAVAERLLDLHCRLISLYILNEADSLNWHDSKSFFERERCSYVIQMWWLYMQGTRTDLWDTVSSKMAQRIFSGILNESLSIIVTRFIYARPSLARAEQFWTDAFNVLCCTGYLALNACVGASEMIGMKLNKLPVAIRDIHAKCNELLTCLLLRGTPLQELYQAFRGGLDNLKILQPRHGPAPWLLICAPNLLGSVDSDVYISSLPENRAVILELNILRHQPQPNWPQIIKVLSMNDYAVSKILLNILINDCGNFTSEDDYYTSKKSEKHVKNCGGFLCNSALCNHFMKITPPLILYSLMHVLTRIVQDPDHVVVPCLKRNHDWSNYLDRQQVWNQCRPPWVNAILKPLRYIMPPIIELLLEAAKTGASMYQAMSLVIGCFTELYLTLPTAILRIALALNDNIPAHCHPIGGNVLFHILCTSLYAALLEFSVNCKPKTVVGSVPRGTTQELSLFESNDDSAIAIALAEAICGIDEDNKHTSQIDDFFQLVNQNIRRINENPHDKEVAGMPSIIETVTDELLFTESGRQALKVVHQCLVRASDILLNSLRQNDSTTYCTNIPETDPLIKPLTYIMFHIEDTTFDQFLVQYEKTNWRKALTIPLSITVARARSQILMRPEFKNVSELSLEDREAMNSIKKLCSTVKTAHFK, from the exons ATGGAGATTATGGAAGACGGCAACTTAGTAGACCGCGTTAGAATTTTATTGCAACGCGACATGCAATATTATCAG GAAATGCAAACAGTACTAAAAGAGCCATTATGCACGCGTATATGCGGTGGAAAACTTGACTTTCCAAGGCACGCTTCTTTCGCTGCTATTAAAATTGTCACATGGTGGGAGTTAGACTTCCAAGCAGCTTTCAAACGCCAGTCTGGATTAACAAGTTCCGAAGCTGGTGGAACTGCTGGAAGTGCAGGAGCCGAAGACAGAGTTATTAAACAAATTCAACCGTCCGAATTTGTATTGACAGTTGTTGATACCTCTGAACAATTATTAG AACACTTGCATCTGCTCATTCAAGAGTCACTGGATCATGCGGATTTAACAGTGTTGACAGCCACGTTAGGTGCAGCAGCGTTGATCCGAAACTGTTTATGGTGTTACAGTCAACAGTCTAAAAGCACAGTCTCCGCGCACACCGG TGAAAAGATAAACAAATCGTACAAATCGTACAATGAGATGGCTGAAGCTGTAGCGGAAAGATTATTAGACTTACATTGTCGCTTAATTTCATTATATATCCTGAATGAGGCGGACTCTCTTAATTGGCACGACTCCAAATCATTTTTCGAACGCGAACGGTGCTCCTACGTGATACAAATGTGGTGGCTGTATATGCAAG gAACAAGAACAGATTTATGGGACACCGTTTCCTCGAAAATGGCGCAGCGTATTTTTTCTGGGATACTGAACGAATCGCTATCCATTATTGTGACACGGTTCATTTAT GCTAGGCCAAGTTTAGCACGGGCCGAACAATTTTGGACAGACGCCTTCAATGTTCTCTGTTGCACGGGGTACCTAGCTTTGAACGCTTGTGTCGGTGCCAGTGAAATGATTGGgatgaaattaaataaattgcctGTTGCTATTAGGGACATTCATGCAAAATGCAACGAGTTGTTGACTTGCTTGTTACTTAGGGGGACGCCACTTCAAGAGTTGTATCAG GCATTTCGTGGAGGGCtggataatttaaaaattttgcaacCACGCCATGGACCTGCACCCTGGCTGTTAATATGCGCGCCTAATTTGCTAGGTTCAGTTGATTCTGACGTATACATTTCAAGTCTGCCAGAAAACAGAGCAGTGATTTTAGAATTGAACATACTCAGACACCAACCCCAACCGAATTGGCCTCAAATAATAAAG GTCCTTTCTATGAACGATTACGCCGTATCCAAGATTCTATTGAACATTTTAATTAACGACTGTGGCAATTTCACGTCCGAAGACGATTACTATACCTCAAAGAAATCGGAGAAACATGTGAAAAACTGCGGCGGCTTTCTCTGCAATAGCGCGTTGTGCAATCATTTCATGAAAATAACGCCGCCGTTGATTCTGTATAGTTTAATGCACGTGTTGACTCGCATAGTGCAGGATCCTGACCATGTTGTTGTGCCATGCTTGAAGCGAAATCACGACTGGTCGAATTACCTCGATCGACAACAG GTCTGGAATCAATGCAGACCTCCGTGGGTGAATGCAATTTTAAAGCCATTGAGGTACATTATGCCGCCGATCATCGAGTTACTGCTGGAAGCTGCGAAA ACTGGAGCCAGCATGTATCAGGCAATGTCGCTGGTAATTGGCTGCTTCACCGAGTTGTATCTAACGTTACCGACCGCCATTCTGAGGATCGCACTCGCGTTAAATGATAATATCCCCGCTCATTGTCATCCGATTGGCGGTAACGTTCTCTTCCATATTCTGTGCACGTCTCTTTACGCCGCTCTTCTCGAGTTCTCGGTGAACTGCAAACCGAAAACGGTAGTCGGTTCAGTTCCCAGGGGAACAACTCAGGAACTGAGCTTGTTCGAATCGAACGATGATTCGGCAATCGCGATCGCTTTGGCTGAAGCCATCTGCGGCATCGACGAGGACAATAAACACACCTCGCAAATCGATGACTTTTTCCAGCTGGTAAATCAGAA TATTCGAAGGATCAACGAAAATCCACATGACAAAGAGGTAGCTGGCATGCCTTCTATCATTGAAACCGTCACCGATGAATTATTGTTCACCGAATCCGGGAGACAGGCAttaaaa GTGGTACACCAATGTTTAGTCCGAGCGTCAGACATATTATTAAATAGTCTACGTCAGAATGACAGTACAACATATTGTACGAATATACCAGAGACTGATCCGCTTATTAAACCATTAACTTACATAATGTTTCATATCGAAGATACCACCTTCGACCAG TTTCTCGTTCAGTATGAGAAGACTAATTGGAGGAAAGCTTTGACTATACCTCTTTCCATCACAGTGGCGCGTGCGCGAAGCCAGATACTTATGCGACCAGAGTTCAAAAATGTGAGTGAACTGTCGCTCGAGGACAGAGAGGCCATGAATtctattaaaaagttatgttctACCGTAAAAACAGCACATTTTAAGTAA
- the LOC143360537 gene encoding uncharacterized protein LOC143360537, protein MENPGAVTIKGKDYEIVDECIEVDDASNNALDKTTEDSANVEEQSGNVEEQSGNVEEQSENVEEQSGNVEEQSGNVEEQSGNVEEQSGNVEEQNTAEQTTGEQNVGGHKADEQKTDVTIESDIGTNDEQKDNLEEDISKVDNLKEDNLREDMDIPLVDLTDDVQPDSVNINNNVENNASNADDKYTQSSNTESIDFTADISLDQLHEQQHVAIEDYLHKLDKIQNMVLNSSGLQGQEENNKVEKENVTSDLEKEKAKRGIETDKNINSANDGEDMKMEVEPENSAENEWYDKKLAVKEAIVKERLTKMARIFGISYPCYERWLQWELEVNGSPLCKLRPARRCCLKKPYTNRWKFVCNRKKVQDTKETGNDDTSNTKNMETVWKLEPSGAWGVNINNELEFPPFVFRAVKVFEEFLQTTENPTDANGIAENASDVTEVEARKESNIEAKQEWCWLVVRCNSMDKLMLFATGKNISHSTMDRLKQTFESGSGKDCNVKSLYCKSINKVNDTTVTDTTFLVGSEALDEIVGGLKVQLAPKTNFWSNTAGAENVAKAVMDLLALNPKTTLIEIGCGIGLIGLMMASKCQNVVGVDLPSEVEEAEMTCELNNIKNASFIMGSPSEVTSKIVQKAKGRKTCAIVNANTNIGRAIEVMACLRKIVSIKRIVMITTLTKQSVRAILELARPMETTQFGCAFIPIVACVVDTLPVGPHFEVVILLQRRPVEKLGFPKLTPEMVKSAGSGKAGQEKTTEQKTNGTDKKTAAKEAEARKSLNKLLTKFPAKKAKPLIKKLGARSRNLETAPFQSKFKGKRPHSPDAGGVPPKKVMKKFGKLNPKPWQADMTAKKKKEWNTESQHLKINPLYEKKLREHTAQADLRERLSNNRGDMDIAQRVKQHHELLKIAKEKLSGPAPTVDVNTAKQLQSMLNMVLEQTNKLQSQLPRSVWDRIAPAENTTGQRDVTTEDDSLLAGRYVQEMDAQEILMATAKQFSDNQIAEQKTIYKKYNNVPPLEPNTVLPVGPATNYRTQNPFRVSPDRYQDTHMREQPVQGHWSRDKPFERNRWNEMGNMRKPNSPIRRQASPMKHRQSPPKRFSPKRPLLSPPRRLCSPPRRHFSPMHRESPPVYRQRSPVRRPQSPPLRRPMSPHRRPLSPRRASPPRRPEMTMNRPMSPIRPDASILRREISPLRIIVSPSRRQISPMRRQTSTPRRQVPSPNRMMSPNTQEMMLSRRQVLICEKQQMSPMRRAESPQRFMFGRPASPPRRQPSPPRRQMSPPQRFADEWDIPSRGAVEQNIWSRPTEKPQVLNVYRMDKPSTSTNNWDQNSSNDRQRKNLNLEKWDAKDSNRDNAWNIGGSSWNPKQTCPKPMAKETWTSGSDNRWSNAPNMPGTSNDNWNIRGKESFNPRKESWLDNNKKQSRWETFNMKDNWKQNDKEDLNDLPEDARDPWGDDGNNLGLKERWLKLENTAPSSSSMWMRENDKPADTWLKHQDNWQNIDTGFAAKPPQWQNNGIKNMRESRWTSQNDNEKKPSSTWQSGKNVGSWQPQNSNFQHQRSFSTNQFKGFH, encoded by the exons ATGG AAAATCCAGGAGCAGTCACGATCAAAGGGAAAGATTATGAAATAGTAGACGAATGCATCGAAGTAGATGATGCGTCTAATAATGCGCTAGATAAGACTACAGAAGATTCTGCAAATGTAGAGGAACAAAGCGGAAATGTAGAGGAACAAAGTGGAAATGTAGAGGAACAAAGCGAAAATGTAGAGGAACAAAGCGGAAATGTAGAGGAACAAAGCGGAAATGTAGAGGAACAAAGTGGAAATGTAGAGGAACAAAGTGGAAATGTAGAGGAACAAAACACGGCTGAACAAACTACAGGTGAACAGAATGTGGGTGGACACAAAGCAGATGAGCAAAAGACAGATGTTACAATAGAGAGTGATATTGGAACAAATGACGAACAAAAAGATAACTTGGAAGAAGATATCTCGAAAGTTGATAATTTGAAAGAAGATAACTTGAGAGAAGATATGGATATACCACTTGTAGATTTAACAGATGACGTACAACCAGATAGTGTGAACATTAATAACAACGTTGAAAACAATGCATCAAATGCAGATGATAAGTATACACAGTCATCGAATACAGAGTCAATTGATTTCACTGCTGATATTAGTTTGGATCAATTACATGAACAACAGCATGTAGCAATTGAAGATTATTTGCATAAGTTAGATAAAATCCAAAATATGGTGTTGAACTCTTCAGGCCTTCAAGGGcaagaagaaaataataaagtGGAGAAAGAGAATGTCACATCtgatttagaaaaagaaaaagctaAGAGAGGTATCGAAACGGACAAAAACATTAATTCGGCTAATGATGGTGAAGATATGAAAATGGAAGTAGAACCAGAGAATTCTGCAGAAAATGAGTGGTACGACAAAAAG CTAGCTGTGAAAGAGGCAATTGTAAAAGAACGGTTGACGAAGATGGCTAGAATCTTTGGGATTTCATATCCATGTTACGAGAGGTGGTTGCAATGGGAACTAGAAGTGAACGGATCTCCTCTATGCAAATTGAGACCAGCTCGACGTTGTTGCTTGAAAAAACCATACACTAACCGGTGGAAATTCGTCT gtaATAGAAAGAAGGTTCAAGACACTAAGGAGACGGGCAACGATGACACTTCTAATACCAAAAATATGGAAACAGTTTGGAAATTGGAACCAAGTGGAGCATGGGGTGTTAATATAAACAATGAACTCGAATTTCCACCTTTTGTGTTCCGTGCTGTAAAG GTATTTGAAGAATTTCTTCAAACGACCGAAAATCCGACTGATGCAAACGGCATAGCGGAAAATGCATCCGACGTTACAGAAGTCGAAGCAAGAAAAGAATCGAACATCGAGGCTAAACAAGAATGGTGCTGGTTAGTGGTACGTTGCAACAGCATGGATAAACTTATGCTTTTCGCAACTGGCAAGAATATTAGTCACAGCACAATGGATCGTTTGAAGCAGACTTTTGAATCTGGGTCTGGCAAAGATTGTAAtgtgaaatcactgtattgcaaATCTATAAATAA AGTTAACGACACCACCGTGACGGACACAACGTTCTTGGTGGGATCGGAAGCATTGGATGAAATTGTTGGAGGATTAAAAGTGCAGCTCGCGcctaaaacaaacttttggTCGAATACTGCGGGAGCGGAGAACGTAGCGAAGGCAGTGATGGATCTACTAGCGCTTAACCCGAAAACAACCCTAATCGAAATAGGTTGTGGCATTGGTCTGATAGGCTTAATGATGGCATCG AAATGTCAAAACGTTGTGGGGGTGGATCTGCCATCTGAAGTGGAAGAGGCAGAAATGACGTGTGAATTAAACAACATAAAGAATGCTTCCTTCATTATGGGATCCCCATCTGAGGTAACAAGCAAGATTGTGCAAAAAGCGAAAGGTCGGAAAACATGTGCAATAGTTAATGCGAACACTAATATTGGTCGAG CAATTGAAGTGATGGCATGCCTCAGGAAAATTGTATCCATTAAACGAATCGTGATGATAACCACATTAACAAAGCAGTCGGTTCGTGCGATATTAGAGCTAGCTCGGCCAATGGAAACGACCCAATTCGGATGTGCATTTATTCCAATCGTAGCATGCGTCGTCGACACCTTACCAGTTGGTCCACATTTCGAAGTTGTGATCCTACTTCAGCGACGACCGGTAGAGAAACTAGGGTTCCCAAAACTTACTCCGGAAATGGTTAAATCTGCAGGAAGTGGCAAGGCAGGTCAAGAAAAGACGACCGAGCAAAAAACCAACGGAACGGATAAAAAGACAGCGGCCAAAGAAGCTGAAGCAAGAAAATCGTTGAACAAACTATTAACAAAATTCCCGGCGAAGAAAGCGAAACCGCTGATAAAGAAACTAGGTGCTCGCTCGAGAAATCTAGAGACTGCGCCTTTCCAAAGCAAGTTCAAGGGCAAACGACCTCATTCGCCGGATGCAGGTGGAGTTCCGCCGAAGAAAGTGATGAAGAAATTTGGTAAATTAAATCCTAAACCTTGGCAGGCGG ATATGACAGCTAAGAAGAAAAAGGAATGGAACACAGAAAGCCAGCACTTGAAGATCAATCCTCTTTACGAAAAAAAGTTGCGAGAGCACACGGCGCAAGCAGACTTACGGGAAAGATTATCTAATAATCGGGGCGATATGGACATCGCCCAAAGGGTGAAGCAGCATCATGAACTCTTAAAGATAGCGAAGGAGAAGCTGAGTGGACCGGCGCCGACCGTGGACGTAAATACCGCGAAACAACTACAAAGCATGTTAAATATGGTTCTAGAGCAAACGAACAAACTTCAGAGTCAGCTTCCCCGTTCCGTTTGGGATCGCATAGCGCCCGCAGAAAACACTACCGGTCAACGAGACGTCACAACGGAGGATGATTCTCTGTTGGCAGGTCGATATGTGCAAGAAATGGACGCCCAAGAGATTTTAATGGCCACGGCAAAACAGTTTTCAGACAACCAAATCGCAGAGCAGAAGACGATTTACAAAAAGTACAACAACGTACCGCCTTTGGAACCAAACACGGTGCTACCAGTGGGGCCCGCGACTAATTATAGAACACAAAATCCATTCCGCGTGTCTCCGGACCGATATCAGGACACACACATGCGCGAGCAACCAGTTCAAGGCCACTGGAGCCGAGATAAGCCGTTCGAAAGGAACCGCTGGAACGAAATGGGGAACATGAGAAAACCTAATTCGCCTATTAGAAGGCAAGCGTCCCCGATGAAGCATCGTCAGAGCCCTCCGAAAAGATTCTCGCCTAAACGTCCATTGCTGTCCCCACCGAGACGTCTATGTTCTCCTCCTAGAAGACATTTCTCCCCGATGCATCGTGAATCACCACCGGTATACAGACAGCGTTCTCCCGTGAGACGTCCACAATCTCCGCCTTTAAGGCGTCCCATGTCTCCACACAGACGACCTCTATCACCGAGACGCGCGTCACCGCCCCGACGACCTGAAATGACCATGAATCGTCCAATGTCGCCAATAAGACCGGACGCCTCGATTCTACGACGAGAAATTTCGCCGTTGAGGATCATCGTGTCGCCCTCCCGAAGGCAAATATCCCCTATGAGACGGCAGACTTCTACGCCGCGAAGGCAGGTCCCTTCTCCCAACCGAATGATGTCGCCAAACACGCAGGAAATGATGCTATCCAGACGACAAGTCCTGATATGCGAAAAGCAACAGATGTCGCCAATGAGGCGGGCGGAATCGCCGCAGAGATTCATGTTTGGGCGGCCTGCGTCGCCTCCGAGGAGGCAACCATCGCCGCCGAGACGACAAATGTCACCACCGCAGAGATTCGCAGACGAATGGGACATACCGAGCAGAGGGGCTGTTGAGCAAAACATTTGGTCACGGCCCACCGAGAAGCCGCAGGTTCTGAACGTGTATAGAATGGACAAACCTTCGACTTCCACAAACAACTGGGATCAAAACTCGTCCAACGACAGACAACGTAAGAACCTCAATTTGGAGAAGTGGGACGCCAAGGACTCGAATCGCGATAATGCCTGGAACATTGGTGGAAGTTCTTGGAATCCTAAACAGACGTGTCCGAAACCGATGGCCAAAGAAACATGGACGTCCGGTTCTGATAATCGATGGTCGAACGCGCCCAACATGCCTGGAACCAGCAACGATAATTGGAACATTCGAGGAAAAGAGAGTTTCAATCCTCGCAAAGAATCCTGGCTGGACAACAACAAGAAGCAGAGCCGGTGGGAGACGTTTAACATGAAAGACAACTGGAAGCAGAACGACAAGGAGGACTTGAACGATTTGCCGGAGGACGCGAGAGATCCCTGGGGCGACGATGGTAATAATTTAGGGTTGAAGGAAAGATGGCTCAAATTAGAAAATACCgctccgtcgtcgtcgtccatGTGGATGAGGGAGAACGATAAACCAGCGGATACATGGTTGAAACATCAAGACAATTGGCAGAATATAGATACGGGTTTCGCGGCGAAACCGCCACAGTGGCAAAACAACGGTATTAAAAATATGAGGGAGTCGCGTTGGACCTCGCAAAACGATAACGAGAAGAAACCTTCGTCCACTTGGCAAAGTGGAAAGAATGTAGGCTCGTGGCAACCGCAGAATTCGAATTTCCAACACCAACGTTCCTTTTCTACCAACCAGTTCAAAGGTTTTCATTAA